A single window of Solanum dulcamara chromosome 5, daSolDulc1.2, whole genome shotgun sequence DNA harbors:
- the LOC129888489 gene encoding expansin-like B1 encodes MAISFNNCSTFMIFMVLLLPGLCFGTENYYYSKATYYKTSDGKGTPTGACGYGEYGRYVNDGLVTTASWKLYKNGAGCGACYQVRCKDKALCSDIGVKVVVTDSGEGPGTDFILSSDAFAKMAKHPKLAHMLFPKGVVDVDYKRVSCKYGNLKIKINEHSNYHGYLAIIPFNNGGYADIMAIEIYDAKTYKWIPLRRSYGAVFDLANPPKGDLKIKIQIKEGEKTKWIYSNKVVIPYYWKPGSIYETNIQIP; translated from the exons ATGGCTATTTCATTCAACAATTGTTCCACTTTTATGATATTCATGGTTTTGCTTCTGCCTGGACTTTGCTTTGGTACTGAAAACTATTATTATTCTAAAGCTACCTATTATAAGACCTCTGATGGCAAAGGAACACCTA CTGGAGCTTGTGGTTATGGAGAGTATGGCAGATATGTCAATGATGGGCTCGTTACCACCGCATCATGGAAGCTCTATAAGAATGGAGCTGGCTGTGGTGCATGCTATCAG GTGAGGTGCAAGGACAAGGCATTATGTAGTGACATAGGAGTTAAGGTGGTGGTGACTGACAGTGGTGAAGGGCCCGGAACTGACTTCATTCTCAGCTCTGATGCCTTCGCCAAGATGGCAAAGCATCCAAAGCTAGCTCACATGTTGTTCCCAAAGGGAGTGGTTGATGTTGACTACAAAAGAGTTTCTTGCAAATATGGCAatctcaaaatcaaaatcaatgaACATAGCAACTATCATGGCTACCTTGCTATAATTCCATTTAACAATGGTGGCTATGCTGATATCATGGCAATTGAGATCTACGAc GCAAAAACCTACAAATGGATACCATTGAGAAGGTCATATGGAGCAGTTTTTGATTTGGCAAATCCACCAAAGGGAGATTTGAAAATAAAGATCCAAATAAAAGAAGGTGAAAAGACCAAATGGATTTACTCTAACAAAGTTGTGATCCCATATTACTGGAAACCTGGATCTATTTATGAAACTAATATTCAAATTCCTtga
- the LOC129890760 gene encoding expansin-like B1, protein MDFFLNHSTLLICLILILPALCYSQTFISKAGYYNTDDGMGNPKGVCGYEEYGRTVNNGEVCAVSRRLFKNGAGCGGCYQVRCRNKGFCSQEGVKVMPTDYGEGHGTDFTLSYRAFAKLAKQSSMAQVLFAKGTVDVEYRRISCRYGANLMLKIHERSTYPDYITLVVMNQGGASDILALEVYEEETSSRISMRRAYGAVWDLSNPPNGDLQVRFLISAAAQTKWVQSEIVVIPAEWTVGETIETDVQLS, encoded by the exons ATGGATTTCTTTCTTAATCATTCTACTCTTCTAATTTGCCTAATATTGATCTTGCCTGCTCTATGCTATAGCCAAACTTTTATATCAAAAGCAGGTTATTATAACACGGATGATGGCATGGGTAATCCAA AAGGAGTTTGTGGATATGAAGAATATGGAAGAACAGTAAACAATGGAGAAGTTTGTGCAGTGTCTAGGCGTCTATTCAAGAATGGTGCTGGTTGTGGTGGATGCTATCAG GTAAGGTGCAGGAATAAGGGATTCTGTTCTCAAGAGGGAGTAAAAGTAATGCCTACTGACTATGGAGAAGGGCATGGAACAGACTTTACACTAAGCTACAGAGCATTTGCAAAATTGGCCAAACAATCAAGCATGGCTCAGGTCCTTTTTGCAAAAGGGACAGTTGATGTAGAATACAGAAGAATTTCTTGCAGATATGGAGCAAATCTCATGCTTAAAATCCATGAACGTAGCACGTATCCTGATTACATTACACTAGTTGTTATGAACCAAGGTGGTGCTAGTGACATCCTTGCACTCGAAGTCTACGAG GAGGAAACAAGTTCACGGATATCAATGAGAAGGGCATATGGTGCAGTTTGGGATTTATCAAATCCACCAAATGGAGACCTTCAAGTGAGGTTCCTAATTAGTGCTGCAGCTCAGACAAAATGGGTGCAATCTGAAATTGTTGTAATTCCAGCTGAATGGACTGTTGGTGAAACTATTGAGACTGACGTTCAACTTTCTTag